A window of the Acidithiobacillus thiooxidans ATCC 19377 genome harbors these coding sequences:
- the narH gene encoding nitrate reductase subunit beta, producing the protein MKVRAQFALVFNLDKCIGCHTCSVTCKNTWTNRRGTEYIWFNNVETKPGIGYPKNWENQDQWHGGWILKNGKLSLKQGGRFWELMTIFANPHLPEILDYYEPFTYDYAHLLNAQLSETAPVARPVSLVSGQVMEKIEWSANWEDQLGGTYQTRSVDYNLRDVPGKDLLGEFEKTFLFYLPRMCNHCLNPACVAACPSGAIYKREEDGIVLIDQDRCRGWRMCISACPYKKVYFNWDSGKSEKCIACYPRVESGLPTICSDTCVGRIRYNGIMLYDADRIAELAGTTEEQDLYEAQMNIFLNPHDPEVIAQARLDDVPDSWIDAAQRSPIYKMAMDWKIALPLHPEFRTLPMVWYIPPLSPMGREISPRNIPSKAEDIIPRLESLRIPIDYLASLFTAGNHKPVIASLKKLIALRAYQRSLHVQGVPNTEVLDGADLDEATAQDMYRYLAIANYEDRFVIPTSHQETMMDDPYDFQGQNGFVFGNESSVGISAGELFPRRRKETPAANVQPLHFVRHRGNV; encoded by the coding sequence ATGAAAGTACGTGCACAATTTGCTCTCGTTTTTAATCTAGATAAGTGCATCGGTTGTCATACATGCTCGGTGACCTGCAAAAATACCTGGACCAACCGTCGAGGAACGGAATATATCTGGTTCAATAATGTCGAAACCAAACCAGGAATAGGTTATCCCAAAAACTGGGAAAATCAGGACCAATGGCATGGCGGGTGGATATTGAAGAATGGTAAGTTATCCTTAAAACAAGGTGGTCGTTTCTGGGAGCTGATGACTATTTTTGCCAATCCACATTTACCCGAGATTTTGGACTACTACGAACCTTTTACGTACGACTATGCACATCTCCTCAATGCACAATTATCAGAAACAGCACCGGTCGCACGCCCAGTTTCACTGGTGAGCGGTCAGGTTATGGAAAAAATTGAATGGAGTGCGAACTGGGAAGATCAATTGGGTGGTACTTATCAAACGCGATCTGTCGATTACAATCTTAGAGATGTCCCAGGCAAAGACCTTTTGGGGGAATTCGAGAAAACCTTTCTTTTTTATTTACCACGCATGTGTAACCATTGCTTAAATCCGGCCTGCGTTGCTGCGTGCCCTTCTGGGGCCATTTATAAACGAGAAGAGGATGGCATTGTTCTCATTGATCAGGATCGCTGTCGCGGTTGGCGTATGTGTATCTCTGCGTGCCCATATAAAAAGGTATATTTCAATTGGGACTCCGGTAAATCGGAAAAATGTATTGCTTGCTATCCCCGAGTTGAATCAGGATTGCCAACTATCTGCTCAGACACCTGTGTGGGGCGTATCCGTTACAATGGCATTATGTTGTACGATGCGGACCGCATTGCTGAACTGGCCGGCACGACTGAAGAACAGGATCTTTATGAAGCACAAATGAACATTTTTCTTAACCCGCACGATCCAGAGGTAATCGCACAAGCACGCCTCGATGACGTTCCTGATTCATGGATTGATGCAGCACAGCGCTCGCCTATTTACAAAATGGCGATGGACTGGAAAATAGCACTACCTTTGCATCCTGAATTCCGAACCCTCCCCATGGTCTGGTATATCCCACCTTTATCACCTATGGGGCGCGAAATATCACCACGAAATATTCCCAGTAAGGCAGAGGACATAATTCCACGCTTGGAATCATTGCGTATACCAATCGACTATCTAGCCAGTCTTTTTACGGCGGGGAACCATAAGCCAGTAATCGCATCGTTGAAAAAACTCATTGCTTTGCGAGCCTATCAGCGCAGTCTACATGTTCAAGGCGTGCCTAATACAGAGGTTTTAGACGGAGCCGATTTGGACGAGGCCACCGCTCAGGATATGTATCGGTATCTGGCCATAGCCAATTATGAAGATCGGTTTGTGATCCCTACCAGCCATCAGGAAACCATGATGGATGATCCATACGATTTTCAAGGACAAAATGGCTTTGTGTTTGGTAACGAAAGTAGTGTGGGTATCAGCGCTGGAGAGCTATTCCCAAGGCGTCGCAAAGAAACACCAGCGGCGAACGTGCAGCCGCTCCATTTCGTTCGGCACCGGGGAAACGTATGA
- the narJ gene encoding nitrate reductase molybdenum cofactor assembly chaperone: protein MSIFHQPILHVVALLLDYPDDELLQNLPEIAFALESLDNAHKKEVIMLHDHIKWMQSLAPLQLEALYVNTFDWNPSCDLHLSNHILPEDDRGRGDVLVRLLEYYSTYGWAPGARALPDFLPVVLDFAATLEIEESYIFLSSADESIQILRNNLSEIQSPYARLLEPVLYRSHFLSPISSGVSV from the coding sequence ATGAGTATCTTTCATCAACCCATTTTGCACGTTGTGGCACTGCTACTGGATTATCCAGACGACGAACTCCTACAGAACCTACCAGAGATCGCCTTCGCACTAGAATCACTAGACAATGCGCACAAGAAAGAAGTTATTATGTTGCACGATCATATAAAGTGGATGCAAAGTCTGGCCCCTTTGCAATTAGAAGCTTTATATGTGAATACATTTGACTGGAATCCCAGTTGCGACCTGCATCTGAGTAATCACATCCTTCCTGAGGATGATCGTGGCCGAGGCGACGTTCTCGTCCGACTTCTTGAATACTACTCTACTTATGGATGGGCTCCAGGTGCTCGGGCGTTGCCAGACTTCCTACCTGTTGTTTTGGATTTCGCGGCAACCTTAGAGATAGAGGAGTCTTACATCTTTCTGAGCAGCGCAGACGAAAGTATTCAGATATTGCGAAACAATCTTTCAGAAATACAGAGTCCCTATGCCCGTTTATTAGAACCAGTACTGTATCGCAGTCATTTTCTTTCACCTATTTCATCAGGAGTTTCTGTATGA
- the narI gene encoding respiratory nitrate reductase subunit gamma, which yields MIWSWNTFLFGIYPYIAGTIFLLGSIIRYEREQAGWTSYSSQILASKRYMMWASNLWHIGILTLFLGHFTGFLTDILEWLGLDPVEHQWLAASAGITAGVVAMVGGVMLLLRRVLDPKVRYASRPMDIIILVWLLITLCFGLSTQFISVPEVIHDHVQNMEILIHYVRSIAEFQANPQLIINIPLIYKVHMFCGFTVFLLFPFSRLVHIWTVPLNYVVRPYQLVRSKIRSVV from the coding sequence ATGATCTGGTCTTGGAATACCTTCTTGTTTGGCATCTATCCTTACATAGCCGGAACAATATTCTTGTTGGGTTCAATTATTCGCTATGAACGTGAGCAAGCTGGCTGGACTAGCTATTCCAGCCAGATTTTAGCATCGAAACGCTATATGATGTGGGCGAGTAATCTCTGGCATATAGGCATACTGACGCTTTTTCTCGGACATTTTACGGGATTTCTGACCGACATCCTGGAATGGCTAGGTTTAGATCCTGTCGAGCATCAATGGCTTGCTGCTAGCGCAGGTATCACAGCCGGAGTGGTGGCAATGGTTGGTGGAGTTATGCTTTTATTACGCAGAGTGCTTGATCCAAAAGTACGTTACGCTAGTCGCCCTATGGATATTATTATATTAGTATGGTTATTGATCACACTTTGCTTTGGTTTGAGCACCCAATTCATCAGTGTGCCCGAAGTGATTCATGATCATGTCCAAAATATGGAAATACTTATTCATTATGTTCGAAGTATTGCCGAGTTTCAAGCCAATCCGCAACTCATTATAAACATTCCATTGATCTATAAGGTGCACATGTTTTGTGGATTTACTGTATTTCTCCTTTTTCCTTTCAGTAGGCTTGTGCATATATGGACCGTACCATTAAATTATGTTGTCAGGCCTTATCAGTTGGTACGCTCAAAGATTCGTTCCGTCGTTTAA